A stretch of the Rutidosis leptorrhynchoides isolate AG116_Rl617_1_P2 unplaced genomic scaffold, CSIRO_AGI_Rlap_v1 contig80, whole genome shotgun sequence genome encodes the following:
- the LOC139885133 gene encoding stilbene synthase 4-like, whose translation MASNGLLQSETTKGQGAATILAIGTANPPTCYDQATFPDFIFRVTEREDEVKLKEKFQRICDKSGIDKRYVHITEEMLKAHPNLYKTGAPSYNIRQQLLLSDVAELGKEAALKAIKEWDQPISKITHLVCSTATGIEMPGLDYQLSKLLNLNNDVQRYMYYQQGCYSGAAAIRAAKDLAENNPGARVLVVNSELLSTMFFHGPDANELDHLVGDAIFGDGATSVIIGTHPDLAIERPLFQLESAKQVLIPGSEGILGGNLHERGATYYITPKVPIMVGDNIEANLKKAFSHIGISDWNSLFYIVHPGGPAILNKVRDALNLKEDKLRASFQVLKDYGNMGGPSVIFAMDEMRKKALKEGKSTTGDGLQWGVLIGLGPGVTMETIVLRSCPIQQHN comes from the exons ATGGCATCCAACGGCCTTCTCCAATCAGAGACCACTAAAGGCCAAGGGGCAGCCACAATCCTTGCCATTGGCACTGCAAATCCACCCACTTGTTATGACCAAGCTACTTTCCCAGATTTCATTTTCCGCGTGACTGAACGTGAAGACGAAGTTAAACTAAAGGAAAAATTTCAACGTATAT GTGATAAATCGGGAATTGATAAGAGATATGTACACATTACCGAAGAAATGTTGAAAGCTCATCCAAACTTGTATAAGACTGGCGCTCCTTCTTACAATATACGCCAACAATTACTACTTTCAGATGTCGCTGAGCTTGGAAAAGAAGCTGCACTAAAGGCTATCAAAGAATGGGATCAACCAATATCAAAGATCACCCATCTTGTTTGCAGTACAGCTACAGGGATTGAAATGCCTGGATTGGACTACCAACTCAGTAAACTCTTAAACTTGAATAATGATGTCCAACGATACATGTATTACCAACAAGGTTGTTATTCTGGCGCCGCTGCTATCCGAGCAGCTAAGGATCTTGCTGAGAATAATCCTGGAGCACGTGTTCTTGTCGTAAACTCTGAACTACTATCTACGATGTTTTTTCATGGTCCAGATGCAAATGAATTAGACCATTTGGTTGGTGATGCAATATTTGGGGATGGCGCTACATCAGTTATTATTGGTACTCATCCTGATCTCGCTATCGAGCGTCCACTATTTCAATTGGAGTCCGCCAAGCAGGTGCTCATCCCTGGTTCGGAAGGTATATTGGGAGGAAATTTGCACGAGAGGGGAGCCACATATTACATTACTCCTAAAGTTCCTATTATGGTTGGTGATAACATTGAAGCCAACTTGAAGAAAGCATTTAGCCATATCGGTATTTCCGATTGGAACTCACTCTTTTACATAGTGCACCCTGGAGGTCCAGCAATTCTCAACAAAGTAAGGGATGCATTGAATCTTAAGGAAGATAAGCTAAGAGCGAGTTTTCAAGTTCTTAAAGATTATGGAAACATGGGAGGACCGAGTGTAATTTTTGCTATGGATGAGATGAGGAAGAAGGCATTGAAAGAAGGAAAGTCTACAACTGGTGATGGCTTGCAATGGGGTGTTCTAATTGGACTTGGTCCTGGAGTCACAATGGAGACAATCGTGTTACGCAGTTGTCCTATTCAACAGCATAATTAG